One Halobacterium wangiae genomic window, GTTACGACGACGGGTACTTCGTCGAACCGGCCGTCTTCTCCGACGTCACGAACGATATGCGCATCGCGCAGGAGGAGATCTTCGGGCCGGTGCTCGCCATCATCCCGGTGTCGGGCTTCGAGGACGCGCTGAGGCAGGCCAACGACGTCCGGTACGGACTCGCGGCGGGGCTCGTCACCCAGGACCTCACGGAGGCCCACGAGTTCGCGAACCGCGCCGAGGCCGGCATCGTGAAGGTCAACGAGAAGACGACCGGGCTGGAACTCCACGTCCCGTTCGGGGGGTTCAAGGACTCCTCGAGCGAGACCTACCGGGAGCAGGGTGACGCCGGCCTGGACTTCTACTCGATCAGCCGCACGGTCTACATGAACTACTGAACGGACTCGCACGCCGCGGAGCACTGCACCCGGTCACTGCCGGTACGTCGGTCGGGCGGCGAACGGATACGGTCGGCCCAACCTGACTCGACCGCTCGCCGTGGAACGCATTTTCTCGACCCTCGTCAGGCGAGCGTGACGACGACTGCCCCGAGGACCACGACGACTGCTCCGGCCACCAGGCCGAGCGTGACCCGCTCGAGCTTGTCGAGGAACGCGTAGGAGAGCGCCATCACGATCAGGGGGCTGAGCTGGAGGATGGGAACGACCAGGGAGACCGGCGCGAGCGACAGCGCGGCGTAGTACGACAGCAGGAACAGGGAGTTCGAGAGGCCGGCGAGCAGGTACCACCGGCGGTTCGGGCTACGGGCAAGGTCGCCGGGGGCCGGGAGTGCGTTGCGCCACCGGAGGTACGCCCACATCCCGGCCGCCGCTACCACCGTCTTCACCGCGAGTCCGGACATGACCGAGGTTCCGTCGCCGAAGCCGACCTTCACTATCACCGGTTCGAGCGCGAACACGAGCGCCGTGGCGAACGGCAGCGTGAGCGCCCGGGCCGGGGCGTCGGCGAGCGTGGCGTCTCCATCGACGGTCTGTTTTGACAGCCACGCCACGCCCGCGACGATGAGCACGACGCCCACGAACTGGCCGTTCGTGACCGGGTCGCCGAGCAGGAGGACGGCGAGTACCACCGCGAACAGGGGGTTGGAGGCCTTGATGGGTTCCGTGATGCTCGCGCCCAGGCGGTCGATGCTCGTGTAGTAGAGCGCCCGCCCCAGCAGCGTCCCGAGCAGGCCCGCGGCGACGAAGGAGAGGAGCGCGCTCGTGGACATGCGGTACGCCGGGAACTCCAGGACGGCGGCGAGCGGGACGAAGATGGCCAGGTTCACGAGCAGCACGACTGTCAACGCGTCCGTTGTCGACCCCTCGTGGGTGCCGACGCGAACAGCCATCACCTGTCCCGCGATGCCGACCGCCCCGAGCACCGCGAGCGCCGCGCCCGCAATTTCGTTCACCGAGCGTTACCCCTCGAGGTGGACGTCCCGGTAGCTCTGGACGTACTTGCTGGGGAGTAAGTCGATAGCCGCCGACTTGGTCAACTCGCCGTCGTCACCGGGGTAGATGACCGCCATCTGCGGGTTGACGTCCGAGATGATCTCCCGGCAGACGCCACACGGGGAGACGACTTTGATCTCGTCCTCGTCCTCCGCCGGACCTGGGTGGCGGACCGAGACGATGGTGTCGATGTCCTCCCCCTTGACGCCGTTCGCGACGGCCGTCCCGAGGGTGACCGGCTCCGCGCAGACGGACGCGCGGCCGACGTTCGCTTCCACGTGGACGCCCGTGTGGACGTCGCCGCTCGTCGTTCGGAGTGCCGACCCGACGTAGTGGGTGCCGTGGACGAACGCGTCCCGGATTACGTCACGCGCTGCTTCGATGAGCTGCTCGTCGTCGCTGGTGAGTGTGTCTGTCATGTTACTGGGTTCGCGTACCGCCTTCGCTCGCGGTGACGCCGTTCTCCTCGAGGTTCGCGATCTCGTCGTCGTCGTAACCGAGTTCCGCGAGAACTTCCTCGGTCTGCTCGCCGGGCACCGGGGGGTCGCTGAACTCCACGTCGGCGTTCGACATCGAGACGGGGACGCCGGTCGTCTCGAACGTCCCGACGCCGGGGTACTCCAGTTCGATAATCATGTCGTTGTGCCGGACCTGGGGGTGGTCGGCGGCGTCCTGGTAGTCGTTCACCTCTGCTATCCACGCCCCGGCGTCGAGCAGACGGTCCATGAGGTCGTCGGTCGGCACCGACCGCGTCTCTGCTTCGAGCTGTTCTTTGATCTCGTCGCGGTGCTCGTACACCTCCCGGCCGTCGCTGTAGTCACAGAGCGGCTCGACGCCGAGTTCGTCCGCGATGCTCGGCAGGTTCGCGAACGAGAGCGCCACGTGGCCATCTGCGGTCTCGTAGACGCCGTAGGGTGCGCCCGAGTAGACGTGGCCGATGCCCGACTCGCTACGCTCGGCCTCGACGTCCATGTTGACGGCGCTCGTGATCTCCTGGGTCTGGAAGTCGATGCCGGCGTTGAGGAGGTTCGTCTCTATCTTCTGCCCCTCACCGGTCATCTCCCGCTGGAACAACGCGACCACGGTGTGGAGCGCGATGGTGTTCGCGGAGTGGGCGTCGCAGATGAACGAGCCGGCGGGCGTCGGCGGGTCCTGCTTCCGGCCCGTGTTCTGGACGAGTCCGCTCATCGCCTGCGCGAGGATGTCCTGACCGGGCCGTTCCGCGTACGGGCCGTCCGCCCCGAATCCGGATGCCGACACGTAGACGATGTTCTCGTTGACGTCGTGGACGTCCTCGTACCCGAGGCCGAACTTCTCCATGACGCCCGGGCGGAAGTTCTCGACGAGCGCGTCCGCCTCCTCGATGATGTCCTCGGCGACCTGCCTGCCCTCGTCGGACTTGAGGTCGAGGGTGATCGAGCGCTTGTTGCGGTTCATCGCGAGGAAGTACGGGCTGACGTCCTCGAGGAGCTCCCCCTCGATGGGCGCAGTCCGGACGAGTTCCCCACCCGCTGGCTCGATCTTGATCACGTCGGCGCCCATGTCCCCGAGCTTCTGGGTGGCCCACCCACCCTGTTGCATCTGGCTGAAGTCGGCGATAGTCACGTCTTCGAGTGGTGCTGGCATACACCACGGAAAATGCTGACCGAGGGTTTAGTTCCACCGATGAATCCAGTGGACGCCGGGCCTCGAACACATCTGGTGGGCGTCCGGATTGGCGAGTGGAGGCGCCGGTCGGGATGGCCAGAGGGCACAACCCTCTCGGTGGCGCGACCGGCCAGTCAGGGGGTCGCCGATGCGGCCAGCAGGAACCACCCCTGCCCGTGGAGCGTGACACCGGCGGGCGCCTTCGGCCCACCGGGGACTTTCGCTACCCGACGGACCCGGCCCCGGCTGTCCACGACGCCCTCACACACCTCCATCGCCTGCCGCGCCGGTGGGACGTACGTCTCCGGGTCGAGGACACCCAAATCGACTCCCCGCCCGAAGGCGTAGGCGGCCATCAGCGTGCCAGACGTCTCCAGCCACGACGTCCGGTCGTCGACGATGTTGTGCCAGAAGCCGCTGGCGTCCTGGTAGGGAAGCATCGCGGCCGCGAGGGTTTCGAACTGCTCGACGAGGTCCTCGCGGGCGGCGTGGTCAGCCGGGAGCACTGCGAGAACGTCCGCGAGTGCGGCCAGCACCCAGCCGTTTCCGCGAGCCCAGAACGTGCTCTGCACGAAGCTGTTGGGCTCTGCCGCCCAGTTGTGCCGGTAGAGTCCGGTCTCTGGGTCACGGAGGCGGTTCCGGCACACGTGGAACTGCGCGACCGCGTCATCGACGGCGTCGGGGTCGTCCGCGAGCACGCCGTAGCGCGCGAGGAACGGGGCGGCCATGTACAGCATGTCCACCCACAGCTCCTGAGCTTCCCGGCGCTGCGGGATGCCGACCCCATCTACGCGTTCGACCCGCTGGAGGAACTCGTACTGCTTCTGGGCGGCGTCGAGGTAGTAGTCGTCGCCCGTCCGGTCGTACAGCTCGAGGACGCCGTGGCCCGGAATCAGTGGGTCCGCGATGGAGGTGTACCCGACGCGGTCCTGTTCACCCCAGTCGACGTCCCAGTCGAGGTGTTTCGTGTGGAGCGACCCGTACGCGAACTGTCCCTCGCCCGTCTGGGTCTCGATGGACCGCTCGACGTGGTGTTTCGCATCCGCAACGCGTACCCCACACGCGAGCAGGCCGTTCACGAGCACCCCCTTCTCCCAGTCGTGGTCCGCTACGTCCATGCCGAGGAACGGCTGGTCGTCGTGGTGGGCGAGCGAGTAGTCGGCGACGCGGTCGACCAGTTCGGGCAGCGGTGCGCGAGCCATTCCGTCACTCCGGCGGCGGCCCCTCCAGCCGCTCGATGAGTTCGATGGCGTGGCCGTCCGGGTCCTCGACGAACGTGATGACGTTCCGGTGTGTCTCGAACGGCGTCGTCTTTGGGGGCAGAATCACGTGACAGTCGGTCCGTTCGACGAGTTCCTCGAAGACACCGTGCAGGTCTTCCTCGACCAGCAAGCAGACCGAGTGGTCGGTGTGGATGGTGTCACTGCCGCCGCCTGTCACGGGTTCGTCGTTCGAGGGGTCCTCGAAGATGTGGATGTC contains:
- a CDS encoding DMT family transporter; amino-acid sequence: MNEIAGAALAVLGAVGIAGQVMAVRVGTHEGSTTDALTVVLLVNLAIFVPLAAVLEFPAYRMSTSALLSFVAAGLLGTLLGRALYYTSIDRLGASITEPIKASNPLFAVVLAVLLLGDPVTNGQFVGVVLIVAGVAWLSKQTVDGDATLADAPARALTLPFATALVFALEPVIVKVGFGDGTSVMSGLAVKTVVAAAGMWAYLRWRNALPAPGDLARSPNRRWYLLAGLSNSLFLLSYYAALSLAPVSLVVPILQLSPLIVMALSYAFLDKLERVTLGLVAGAVVVVLGAVVVTLA
- a CDS encoding cytidine deaminase, which translates into the protein MTDTLTSDDEQLIEAARDVIRDAFVHGTHYVGSALRTTSGDVHTGVHVEANVGRASVCAEPVTLGTAVANGVKGEDIDTIVSVRHPGPAEDEDEIKVVSPCGVCREIISDVNPQMAVIYPGDDGELTKSAAIDLLPSKYVQSYRDVHLEG
- a CDS encoding CaiB/BaiF CoA transferase family protein, which encodes MPAPLEDVTIADFSQMQQGGWATQKLGDMGADVIKIEPAGGELVRTAPIEGELLEDVSPYFLAMNRNKRSITLDLKSDEGRQVAEDIIEEADALVENFRPGVMEKFGLGYEDVHDVNENIVYVSASGFGADGPYAERPGQDILAQAMSGLVQNTGRKQDPPTPAGSFICDAHSANTIALHTVVALFQREMTGEGQKIETNLLNAGIDFQTQEITSAVNMDVEAERSESGIGHVYSGAPYGVYETADGHVALSFANLPSIADELGVEPLCDYSDGREVYEHRDEIKEQLEAETRSVPTDDLMDRLLDAGAWIAEVNDYQDAADHPQVRHNDMIIELEYPGVGTFETTGVPVSMSNADVEFSDPPVPGEQTEEVLAELGYDDDEIANLEENGVTASEGGTRTQ
- a CDS encoding glycoside hydrolase family 88 protein, which codes for MARAPLPELVDRVADYSLAHHDDQPFLGMDVADHDWEKGVLVNGLLACGVRVADAKHHVERSIETQTGEGQFAYGSLHTKHLDWDVDWGEQDRVGYTSIADPLIPGHGVLELYDRTGDDYYLDAAQKQYEFLQRVERVDGVGIPQRREAQELWVDMLYMAAPFLARYGVLADDPDAVDDAVAQFHVCRNRLRDPETGLYRHNWAAEPNSFVQSTFWARGNGWVLAALADVLAVLPADHAAREDLVEQFETLAAAMLPYQDASGFWHNIVDDRTSWLETSGTLMAAYAFGRGVDLGVLDPETYVPPARQAMEVCEGVVDSRGRVRRVAKVPGGPKAPAGVTLHGQGWFLLAASATP
- a CDS encoding VOC family protein; its protein translation is MELIHTAFRVTDLERSKEFYLDGLGFEEKWGFEEDGVEHVYLGPETGSDIHIFEDPSNDEPVTGGGSDTIHTDHSVCLLVEEDLHGVFEELVERTDCHVILPPKTTPFETHRNVITFVEDPDGHAIELIERLEGPPPE